One stretch of Salmo trutta chromosome 7, fSalTru1.1, whole genome shotgun sequence DNA includes these proteins:
- the LOC115197241 gene encoding 60S ribosomal protein L28: MSSHLQWMVIRNCSSFLIKRNGQTYSTEPNNLKSKNSFRFNGLVHRKTVGVQPAADGKGVVVVLKKRAGQRKPATSYEKITINKNSRATLSSLRHIIRKNNYRKDLRMAALRRASAILLSQKRVVVVKRRSKAAKTA; the protein is encoded by the exons ATGTCTTCTCATCTGCAGTGGATGGTCATTAGGAACTGCTCCAGCTTCCTCATCAAGAGGAATGGACAGACTTACAGCACC GAGCCCAACAACCTGAAGTCCAAGAACTCCTTCCGTTTCAACGGGCTGGTGCACAGGAAGACTGTTGGTGTTCAGCCTGCAGCTGATGGAAAGGGTGTTGTTGTCGTTCTGAAGAAGCGTGCAG GCCAGCGCAAGCCCGCCACTTCATATGAGAAGATCACCATCAACAAGAACTCGCGTGCCACTCTGAGCAGCCTGAGGCACATCATCCGCAAGAACAACTACAGAAAGGACCTGCGCATG GCTGCTCTGCGTCGTGCCAGTGCCATCCTGTTGAGCCAGAAGCGTGTGGTGGTGGTGAAGAGGCGTTCCAAGGCTGCCAAGACTGCATAA